TTTCGCCGCGCTCCTGCCCGCCCTCGCGGACGTCTCGCACATCTCCAAGCCGGGCCTGGACGCGGCCTTCGGCCTCTACGCGCTCGGCCTGCTGCCCAGCCTGATGCTCGGCGGCGGCATCTCCGACCGCCGGGGCCGGAGACCGGTCGTCCTCACCGGGCTCGTCCTCGCGGCCACCGGCAACCTCGTGATGCTCCTCTGGCCGACGCTCACCGGGGTGGTGCTCGGCCGGCTCGTCGTCGGTCTGGGCGTGGGCATGGTGGCGAGCGCCGGGACCGCGTGGGCAGCCGACCAGGACGCGGCGAAGGGAGCCGCCCGCGCCGGCGTCGTCCTCACCAGCGGCTTCGCGATCGGCCCCGTGGCCTCCGCCCTCCTGGCGGTGTCCGCACCGGGTCGACCGGGCATCGTGCTGGCCTACGCGGTGCCGGTTGTGCTCACCGGCGTGGCAGCGCTGCTCATCATGCGGCCGCACGCCACCGCCGAGAGCACCGGCACGGCGGCCCGCCGGGACGACAACGCACGGCCCGCTCCCTTCGTCGACGAGCGGCGCATCGGCCCGGCCCTCGCTGCGGCCCTGCCCATGGGGTTGTGGGTCTTCTCGTGCGTCGTCGTCGCGGTCATCGTGCTTACCGAGCGCATCGGGGACCGGTTCAGCGGGCCGATGCTCATCGCGGTGGCCTGCGCCCTGTCGCTGGGCACCGGGATGGTCGCCCAGATCTCGACGCGCACCGTGGTCGGCTGGCGCCCCCTCGGCGTCATCGGTGCGGGGCTCGCGACTGCCGGGTTCGCCATCGCGGCCGTGGCCGGTGCGCAGATGGGGTTGGCGACCTTCGTCCTGTGCGCGCTCGTCCTCGGCTCCGCCTACGGGCTGTGCCTCGGCCAGGGTCTGCAGGACGTCGAGCGGCTCGCGCCGCGGCACGCGCGCGGACTGGTGACCGGCCTCTTCTACGTCGTGTCGTACTCGGGCTTCGCGCTGGGCTTCGTGCTCAACACCTACGTGGACAGCATCGGCTCGTCGACCCCGCTGCTCGTGCT
The genomic region above belongs to Janibacter limosus and contains:
- a CDS encoding MFS transporter codes for the protein MTRPVESPSAHRRTAWITLFALLSAGWATNHFAALLPALADVSHISKPGLDAAFGLYALGLLPSLMLGGGISDRRGRRPVVLTGLVLAATGNLVMLLWPTLTGVVLGRLVVGLGVGMVASAGTAWAADQDAAKGAARAGVVLTSGFAIGPVASALLAVSAPGRPGIVLAYAVPVVLTGVAALLIMRPHATAESTGTAARRDDNARPAPFVDERRIGPALAAALPMGLWVFSCVVVAVIVLTERIGDRFSGPMLIAVACALSLGTGMVAQISTRTVVGWRPLGVIGAGLATAGFAIAAVAGAQMGLATFVLCALVLGSAYGLCLGQGLQDVERLAPRHARGLVTGLFYVVSYSGFALGFVLNTYVDSIGSSTPLLVLAALAAVTALARSVGVARSAQRRPAS